One part of the Ochrobactrum quorumnocens genome encodes these proteins:
- a CDS encoding ABC transporter ATP-binding protein has translation MNAETPQENPKMLIKGLGKEYGSVTALEPSNLTVHTGEFVTLLGPSGSGKTTLLQMISGLVEPTHGQLWVDGKNYTHTAVNKRDMGLVFQHYALFPHMTVSENIAFPLKMRGTNSKEVSARVSETLAKVQLEKFASRFPRELSGGQQQRVALARCFVYRPQIILMDEPLGALDKNLREHMQFEIKRLHREFGTTVIYVTHDQEEALVLSDRICLMNHARIEQLGTPRQIYSEPETVFAAKFIGMSNILGGKIAGLSGDHALVDTQQGQFPVLNKHKLPVGSDAHIVLRPEQMKQGLNESVNVSTITGTVSEVIYVGSDTRLLVTLKDGETIIVLHDGVSTMPSAGDAITYHWHNQQAVLVA, from the coding sequence AGATGCTGATTAAGGGACTGGGCAAAGAGTATGGCAGTGTCACTGCTCTCGAACCCAGCAACCTGACGGTCCACACTGGTGAGTTCGTCACCCTTCTCGGGCCTTCCGGTTCGGGGAAAACGACACTTTTGCAGATGATCTCTGGTCTGGTGGAACCTACCCACGGCCAGCTGTGGGTTGATGGGAAAAACTACACCCACACGGCGGTGAACAAACGCGACATGGGTTTGGTGTTTCAGCATTATGCGCTGTTTCCGCACATGACGGTCAGTGAGAACATTGCCTTTCCGCTGAAAATGCGCGGTACGAACTCAAAGGAAGTCAGCGCTCGTGTTTCGGAAACACTGGCCAAGGTGCAACTCGAAAAATTTGCGTCACGCTTTCCACGTGAGCTTTCAGGTGGACAACAGCAGCGCGTGGCTCTCGCCCGTTGCTTTGTTTATCGCCCGCAAATCATTTTGATGGACGAACCGCTTGGTGCATTGGACAAGAACCTGCGCGAGCATATGCAGTTTGAAATCAAGCGTCTGCATCGCGAGTTTGGCACCACTGTCATCTACGTAACCCACGACCAGGAAGAAGCGCTCGTTCTGTCTGATCGCATCTGCCTGATGAACCATGCCAGGATCGAACAGCTTGGTACACCTAGACAGATTTACAGCGAGCCGGAAACCGTGTTTGCGGCAAAGTTTATCGGGATGTCCAATATTCTTGGCGGTAAAATTGCTGGACTGTCCGGCGATCACGCCCTTGTTGATACTCAACAAGGGCAATTTCCGGTTCTCAACAAGCACAAGCTTCCGGTAGGCAGCGATGCGCATATCGTACTGCGCCCTGAACAGATGAAACAGGGCCTCAACGAAAGCGTGAATGTCAGCACCATCACCGGAACTGTTTCCGAAGTCATCTATGTCGGTTCCGATACGCGCCTTCTTGTCACGCTGAAGGACGGCGAGACAATAATCGTCCTTCATGATGGCGTAAGCACCATGCCCTCTGCAGGTGATGCGATCACCTATCACTGGCACAATCAGCAAGCGGTGTTGGTGGCATGA